One Antedon mediterranea chromosome 1, ecAntMedi1.1, whole genome shotgun sequence genomic window, taaaaataatatttataaaattccaATAAATTTACGTcatgataaatataaaatcgttgtattatCACGATGTTATTGCTCTTactgatcatgacgtcatttgattggacgtgtgaaaatatcattttcataaaaggaagcatagatggttattctatatTTCTGGAATAAAAATtgctatttatttaatactttttacaTGAATTTTCTTCCATTTAGTTTCATCGCTTTTATCGATTCCAATTTCCATATTTTCAATGGTTATGGATTTCAACGGAAGACATTACTGTGTTGAAGAGTTCAACGAACAAGGGTTGTTAGCGCACTACATTTACGTTGTGTTCAGTACCTACATAATCCCGCTCTCCGTCCTCGTTGTCTGCAACGTCAACATGTTGCGTCAACTGTGGAAGACGCGGGAACAGCTCCGAGACACAACATTAAGCCTGCACTCGATACAACAACGAAAGAAAGTTACCAAGATGATACTGCTGGTTGTTgtctttttctttatttgttgGTTACCGATACACGTGATAAATCTGTGGCAAAGACTTGGTAATAGTATCAACAATAACTTGGCCATTTCAAAGCTCAGGATTTTTGCTCTAACACTGGCGTACAGTAACTCGTGCGTAAACCCATTTGTGTACGCGTTCATGGGCGAGAATTTTCGCGCGTGTTTTAGAAGAGCATTCCCGATGTGTACAAAAGTGAACCGAGTGAGGAACAGTAGTATGTTATTAAACAACAATCGGACAAGAGAAACACAGGTACAAAAGGACATGGTTTAAGCTATAAGATCTTTTAATACCTTTCCATTTCACGGAATGAAATACATCGTTTTAGAAGCAGGTTGAATACAAAAACAGCGACGTTTCCGTTCCAAATAGAATAAGCGTTGAATGCAGAGATTT contains:
- the LOC140041049 gene encoding G-protein coupled receptor 54-like, whose translation is MDDNATFPAAGINDYDISYGNDYYDIVNMLDVEQIAIPFTWTLFIVVGLGCNSLIIYVVCRFGTMRTVTNCYIVNISVTDIMFLVLCAPFTIFTYTKHVWIFGNALCRIVMYLMQVSVHATSLTLMAMNIDRYFAIVYPLKSIRYRTPTLALTINISIWIISSLLSIPISIFSMVMDFNGRHYCVEEFNEQGLLAHYIYVVFSTYIIPLSVLVVCNVNMLRQLWKTREQLRDTTLSLHSIQQRKKVTKMILLVVVFFFICWLPIHVINLWQRLGNSINNNLAISKLRIFALTLAYSNSCVNPFVYAFMGENFRACFRRAFPMCTKVNRVRNSSMLLNNNRTRETQVQKDMV